The bacterium genomic interval ATAGGCACCGAGGCGGCCAGTGCTGCCGAGCCGCCAGCGGTTGAGACGCCGACCGAGGCCAGGGCGACTTGTGCCGAGAGCGAGGCCGATCCGCTGGCCACATCGCTACCCGACGCTGATGCGTTGAGCGTTGATCCCCCGCCGGCCGCCACCGGGACGAATATCCCCAGCGACCGAGGGCGGAACAATTGCCACGGGTTGTCAGCCAGCGCCCGAAGTTCGCCGTCCGTGAGCGCCCGGTTGTACCAGAGGTTGAGGCCGATCTTTTGATATGGCGCTATGGCATAGGCGCCGCAGTAGCTGAAGCCGATACCAGGGCCGGTCCATGCCCCGGTTACCGAGTCTTTCACCCCGTCGACAAAGAGTGCCTGCTCAACGTTATAGCGCTGGCGGAAGGCCAGCAGGTGCATGTCGTCGTCGAGAATGACGAACGATCCACCGACATAGCGCGTGCCACCGATATAGGCGCGGCCCCGGATGCGGCCTTTGGTGGTGCCATCGCCGGTTTCGATTGCTGCGCCGATGGCATTTACCGACTGCGCCGTACTCACGACCTGGTATGCGCTGGCGTTGCTCTGGTTTACCGAGCAGAGCGTGACCAACGTAAAGTCACTCGTCGACGCTGGGAATCCCGGGACCAAAACCTGCGAAATATTCGACGCATAGCCATCAATCCGCGCGTGCGCCTGACCGCGCGTACCGATGACGCGCTGGCCGTTATTGACTGACGAGGTGACGCCGGCGTCATTGACCAACCTATTGATAAGCGGGTCGTAATAACAATACAGGCCGCGAGCGAGCGGCGACGCCTCGTCAAGCTCAAGTTTGCCCTGCGGCTGACGCTCCCGTGTGGCGTCCGGATATAGCCAATCGGCGAGATCGAACGACATTTAAGCGCCGGGCGACCAAGGCTGTGCCGTCAGGGTACAGCCGGCGCTGATTTGCTGGCCGGTGCCGTTGTTGAACAACCAGTAGTCGGCATCGGCCGAAATCGGAATTCTCTCCCACGACACTATCCAGCCGGTCGACGCATTGCCGGCCGAAGGAGAAGGCGACCCGGAATAGACGCGGCCGACCATGGAGGATGCAGGAGTCGGCCCGGGGTTGCCGGAAAAGTCGCGGTCGACTGCAACAATCTGGACGATACCGGCGACCGGAGCGGAGCCAAAACTCAGGCCAGTCAGGCGAAAATCGGCAACCATCGCGCCGCCTGTGTTGTTGATGCGCAGCTTGTCGGCCGAATTGGCATAGGCGTTATTGGCGATGGCGTTGGCCGTCGTAACCGTAACCGGTGAGCCGATATTGTTTCGGGTGATGGGGGTTGGCATGTCAGTTGATCCGGTTCAGTGCGTCAGAAACAGCGTTTATCGATACCGGCTCGGTGCGCTCGGCAACCGCCAGCAGCGCGGAAATGGCCGGGGAAAGCGCTGGATTGGCCTGAGCGAAAGCAGAAAGCTGCATCCGTGTTACCGGGTGGCCGATGTCGAATTCTCCGCGCTCGATCAGTTTCAGAGACCATTTGACGTTGGCGTCGGAGGCGGCCATCCCTTCCAGCCCATTGAGGAAATCCCCGCCACTCGGCGCCATAACGGCGAGGATGGTTCCCACGCCAATCGGGGTTGATACGACGTTGACCGCAGCCGGCAGCAGCGCAGCAATAGCGCCGTCATTGCGCGATGCCAGATGCGGTTCAATCGCCGCCATCTCGTCAGCCGTCAGGCCGCGCCCGGCGATGGCTTCGAGCGCTGATTGCTGGGCCGGGGTCATGTTAGTTGTCGATCTGGAACTGCAACTGGCCGGCGGTGAATTGCACGGTGAATCCAGCGCCGGAGACGTTGAGGGCGGAGGCCAGGTTGATGCAGATCCACGAATTACCGGCCGAGGCGGCGTCGTACCAGCGGACGCTCTGCAGGTTGCCCCAGGCGGCGGCCGAGGCCGGCCAGGCGATAACGGCGTTATTGCTGGTCGTGCCGTTGGTGCCGGTGGAGGCCGTGGTGCTGCCGGCCGATTGGGTGCCGGCCCAGTTGGCCAGCGAACTGGTCACGGCGACACGGGCATAGGCGCCGCCTGATGGTTCGGTCCCTGCTCCGGCATCGGTGCAGGTGTCGGTGGCGAGGCCCATGTACATGGTGGCCGGGGCGCCCAGCGACTGGCCGCGCAAGAGGGCATCCATGACCTTGTTTTCGCCGTAGTTGCTGAGGGCGTCGGCATGGGCGACAGTGGCCGACAGAAAGCCGCCAGCGACGAGGCCGAAGGCCACGACAAAGGCAAGCAGATGGTTTCGAAGTGATTTCATGGAGGGCTCCGTTGCAAAGCAAAAAAGGCCCGGGGGCCTTGGTTTTTGGCCGTCAGGCGGCCGGGGTTTCGGCGCCCTGGTCGTCGGATGCCGGGGCGACTGGCTCGGTGGCTTTCTTGCCTTTGGCCTTGGCCTTGGTCATGGCTTCAGCGGCCTTGAGCATGTCGGCCGGGGCGGTGAAGCGGCCGTCCTTGTAGCTGTCGTCGGCCTTGTTGACGTAGAGGGCGCGGTTGGCCTGAGTGAGCTTGCCGGCCTGGTCCTTGGGCACGTCGACGATTTCGCCGGAGGCGACGTGTTCGCCGCCGATGTCGGGGTTGAATACGACCTGGGTGGCTTCGATGATGAGGATTTTCATGGGGGTCTCCGATGGCCCGGTCCTGCTGGCCCGGCCTCGGTTGAGGCCGGGTCTTGTCACAGTCGCGGGCCGGGTTATCAGGTGGTCAGGATGTCCTTGACGACGGCGAAGGAGGCGACGTTGCGGACGTTGAAATCGACATCCTGCAGGGCGATGACGCGCTTGCCGCCGCTGGTGGCGTTGGCATACGGGTCGAGCATCAGATCGACGCCGCCCCACAGGCCCATGACCAGGTCGGACCAGTTGCCGAAGAAGGCGGCCGAGCAGATGCCGGAGGCTGAGCCCTTGGTCAAGTTGGAGGGGACGGTGTTGGTGACGTAGGCGTCGTAGCCGAGCACTTCGCCGATGCCGCGCTCACGGCCGGAGGTCCACACCGGGGCACCGTTGGTGCCGGTGAACACCTGCGTCTTGCGCAGCTTGCCGCGGACCTTGGAGTTGGTGACATAGGCCAGGTTGCCGATGTCGGCGTTGGCGTTGGACACGGCGGTTTCCAGATCGACAGCCATGTCGTAGGTCGGGGCGCCGCCGTTGGTGCCCATGGCGACCGAGCCGATGCCGGCGATGTTGGCCAGGCCGGCCGGCTGATTGCTGGCGCCGGTGCCGTTGAAGGCGCCGTCCTGCAGGCCGAGGGCGAGGACGCGGGCGAGGTCCATGCGGACGAAGAGTTCGACCGCGATAGAAGCTTGCAGCAGCAGGCGGCGGGTGAAGTCGGTGAAGGCGCCGATGGTTTTCGGTGTCAAGGGCACCTGGCCGATGGTCTGTTGCGTCTCGGTCGGGGCGCCGCCTTCAGCCACCCAGTAGGACGTGGCCGCGCCGGTCTGGCTGGGGATGGCGATGTTGCCGCTGAGGTCGTTGAGGACGGTGACGCCCAGGCGGTCGAGGATCATCGAATTGCGCAGGAGGTCGATGAAGCTGGAGCCGAGCAGTTCGGTGGCGACGACGTTGCCGCCAGCGGTCGGCGTGCCGGCCATCAGGTCACGGAAGTAGGCCTGGGTGGCAGCGCTGGAGCGGGAGACCAGTTGCAGCAGGCTGCGCACGACGCCGGCGGCGTCTTTCTGGTGCACGACCATGCCGCGGCCGAGCACGTCGGACGGCAGGGTGATGGCGGCTTCGCGTTCCTTGACGCGGGCGTCGGAAGTGTCGCGCTTGTCCTGGGCGGCGCGCGAGCATTCCATCTCGAACGGCGCGATCTTGGCGGCGTTGAGCGGGTCCTGGGCGGCCAGGAAGGCGCGGCAGAACGAGTAGGACTGTACTTCGTTTTCCGACAGGCCGATTTCCGGCGATTCGGCGACGCGCAACTGGCCGTTGTCCTTGAGCTTGGAGAGGACCAGTGCGCGGAAGGCGTCGGACGAGGTGCCGGATTCGGCGTGCTGGTCGGCCAGCTCGACCATGTTGAACTGGCGGCCGATGGCGGCGATGTCACGAACGCGGCTGCGCTCGGCGACGATCGGGTCCGGGCCGGTGACTTGAACGTTGGCGGTGGTGGTGGCCGCCGGGGTGTCGACTACTTGAGTCATGCTGCGTTCTCCTTTGGAGGGTTGTGATTCCCCAGCGGCTGGGGCATCGAGGTCAATCACGCTGGAGCGAGATTGTGTTTCGGTTGCTGATTGCTGATCTGGACAGGCAACCAGTTCAAATGAGGTTTCCACTTCACTGGCTGCTCGATAAAACCCGGCGCCGGTATCGGCGGGCTCGGCAACCATGGCGACATGGGTCGGCATCCAGCGGGTGGTTATCAGGACATTGTCCGGACGGATATATCCCTTTACCCGCTGATACCCGACGCTCACGCTGCGGATGATCTGATTCATCACGTCCCGGGCGTAGGCGACAGCCTCAGGGCGTTCGCCGAAACGGGCAAAGCCGCGCATTTCGCCATTGCCAATCGCAATGTCTTCGACGATGCCGATGTTGATCTGATTTCCCTGGTGAGTAACGATGATCGGGAACGGTGCCCGGGTCATATCAACGGCGGCAGGCTCGTGAACAAGAACCTCGGGGCCATCCGATACGGTGACGACGGCATCAGTCGAACAGACGACTGGTATGCGGCCAGCCGCGTCAACATTGGCGGCGCGGAACTCCAGGGTTCTGAATTGTCGGGTTTCCTTTTGCATGGGTTGCAGTCTCGGTTTGTCGGGGTTCTAAAACTAGGCAAAAAATGTTCGTCAGGCCGCCGCTTCGGCGGGTGGCGGGTCGCCGGCGTTGGGGTCGCTGGGTGTGGCGGCAGCATCCGGGGCGCCGAAGATGGCTTCTTCGGCTTCGATTTCGGCGAACACTTCATCGGGGTCTTCGCCGCGTTCGAGGATGATGCGGCGGCGGCTGGTCAGGCGATTCTTGATGTTGGTCTCGTTGGCGGCGGCTTCCTTGACCGGATCGATGCCCGGCCAGCGGCGCGGTTGCCAGGTGACGGCGGCTTGATAGACGGCGACCTTGTTGGGATCGAGGCGGGGCGTGCCGAGTACCAGGTAGGGCATGATCTCGGCCATGACCTGCTCGTGCAGCCAGCTGACGATGATGCCCTGGATGCGTTTGAACTGTTCGCGCTCGCCGCCGATGCCGATGCGGCCCGACGAGAAGTTGACGGCTTCCATGTCGTTGCCGAGGGTGGCGTAGGACATGCCACGGGCGGCGGCCCAGCCGCGCAGCTGCTGCTTGACGTAGCCATCGGCCGAGACATCGGGCCACTTGGATTCGTAGGCCTTGAAGTCGTAGCCGTGCGGCAGGGTGTCGAACTGGCCGGGCATGGTGGTGGCGTATTTTTCGGCAGCCGAGGTGATGGCCTGTACTTCTTCGGCGGTGAGCACCTTGCCGGCGGCCTTGGCGGCCTCGAGCACGCTGGAAATGATGGTGTCACCAAAGCCCGGAGGGGCATCGCCTTCGAGGCTGGTGAAGAATCCCTGGCGCTTGGCGGCGTTGGAACTGGCGACGGCGGCGGCTTCTTCGAAGTCGTGCAGCATCCATAGGCGGCGGGCGCCACCGGATAGCCAGGGGTAGCCGCGCAACTGGGTGACGTGGCGTTTGAGGAAGCAGTGGCGGATCTCGCGGGCGGGGATGCGCACATGGCGGCCAACGGTGAACACGTCGCCCTGTTCGTCACCCTTCTTGACGGCGTTGATCCAGTAGGCCAGCGGCCGGCCGTCGTCGTCGATTTCGATGCCCATGCGGACGCGGTTGCCCTGCCAGTCGCGGTGCAGGGCAACATCGATCAGCGCCGGATCGAGCAGCTGGATCTGGATTCCGTACTTGCCCCGGCCCTTGCGGAAGCGGAAGAGCAGTTCGCCGTCCTCCGGGCCGGCAGCCAGGGCCAGGCTTTCGACTTCGCGCCAGGTGAGTCCGGAGACTTCGCAGTCACGGCCCCAGTCGTAGAAGGCGGCTTCGAGGCGGGCGTTGGTGTCGGTGTCGGATGAGCCGTCGCGTTTCTTGAGGCGCATCTGCAGGGGGATGCCGTTTTCGCCGAGGACGCCATCGTCGAGGCGCAGCATGTAGCCGATAGCCCATTCGTCGTTGCGCGACATGGCGCGGGCGCGGGAGCGCAGGGTGGGCAGCTGGCGGGACAGGTCGTCATTGATCGAGGCCGACGAGCTGGGCCAGCTATCGACCCAGGCCGGGGTTTCGGCGGC includes:
- a CDS encoding phage major capsid protein, coding for MQKETRQFRTLEFRAANVDAAGRIPVVCSTDAVVTVSDGPEVLVHEPAAVDMTRAPFPIIVTHQGNQINIGIVEDIAIGNGEMRGFARFGERPEAVAYARDVMNQIIRSVSVGYQRVKGYIRPDNVLITTRWMPTHVAMVAEPADTGAGFYRAASEVETSFELVACPDQQSATETQSRSSVIDLDAPAAGESQPSKGERSMTQVVDTPAATTTANVQVTGPDPIVAERSRVRDIAAIGRQFNMVELADQHAESGTSSDAFRALVLSKLKDNGQLRVAESPEIGLSENEVQSYSFCRAFLAAQDPLNAAKIAPFEMECSRAAQDKRDTSDARVKEREAAITLPSDVLGRGMVVHQKDAAGVVRSLLQLVSRSSAATQAYFRDLMAGTPTAGGNVVATELLGSSFIDLLRNSMILDRLGVTVLNDLSGNIAIPSQTGAATSYWVAEGGAPTETQQTIGQVPLTPKTIGAFTDFTRRLLLQASIAVELFVRMDLARVLALGLQDGAFNGTGASNQPAGLANIAGIGSVAMGTNGGAPTYDMAVDLETAVSNANADIGNLAYVTNSKVRGKLRKTQVFTGTNGAPVWTSGRERGIGEVLGYDAYVTNTVPSNLTKGSASGICSAAFFGNWSDLVMGLWGGVDLMLDPYANATSGGKRVIALQDVDFNVRNVASFAVVKDILTT
- a CDS encoding phage portal protein, which codes for MRLLDRFFKPKETAADRAEWLNTTVRNVAISVQTQNLAALRTASRSFAAAETPAWVDSWPSSSASINDDLSRQLPTLRSRARAMSRNDEWAIGYMLRLDDGVLGENGIPLQMRLKKRDGSSDTDTNARLEAAFYDWGRDCEVSGLTWREVESLALAAGPEDGELLFRFRKGRGKYGIQIQLLDPALIDVALHRDWQGNRVRMGIEIDDDGRPLAYWINAVKKGDEQGDVFTVGRHVRIPAREIRHCFLKRHVTQLRGYPWLSGGARRLWMLHDFEEAAAVASSNAAKRQGFFTSLEGDAPPGFGDTIISSVLEAAKAAGKVLTAEEVQAITSAAEKYATTMPGQFDTLPHGYDFKAYESKWPDVSADGYVKQQLRGWAAARGMSYATLGNDMEAVNFSSGRIGIGGEREQFKRIQGIIVSWLHEQVMAEIMPYLVLGTPRLDPNKVAVYQAAVTWQPRRWPGIDPVKEAAANETNIKNRLTSRRRIILERGEDPDEVFAEIEAEEAIFGAPDAAATPSDPNAGDPPPAEAAA